TTATTGTTTGTATCTAATAAATCACAGGTATCCATTGCTGTTTGAGTAGTACGAATACTTACAGCCATGCCCTCATCTCTTAAATTATTAGATAATTCAACAATTTGATCTACTTCTATCATAGCAACCACATTACAATAAATTCTAATCTCATTATAAAAAAAAAAATATTAAATAAAGAATTACTAGATTAACTTTCCTATTCTATACTAAGTTAAATAAAAAATTAATCTTTTAAGACTTCTTTTAATACCTTTTCCTTATCAGATTTATTTTTAACTACTGAACCAATACTCTGTTTAAGTGCTTCATCCTGACTGTCCATATTTAAATTAAGAACGGATCTTACCCAATCAACACTACCCCTTACAGAAGGTTTCTTTAAAAGATTTAATTTTCTAATTCTATGTACCAACTCTACAACCTTAGTGATTAAATCATCATCTGCTTCGGGGACTTTTCTTTTAACAATCTTAACTTCCCTTTCCACAGAAGGATATGAAATATATAAGAATAAACATCTGTCTTTTGTTTCATCAAGTAACATTCTTTGAGAGTTTGAAGTCAAAATAACTATTAAATCATTTTTAAGGGGAAATGTTCCCAAATCATTAACAGTGATCTCCTTTTCACCTAAAGCTTGAAGTAAAAAACTTTCAACTTCCTCGTCTGCTTTGTCTATCTCATCAATAAGTAAAACTGAATCCTTTTCAGTGGAAAAAGCAGAAAGTAAAGGTCTTTTTATAAAATATTCGTCCTGGAATATATCTGTAGAAATATCCTTGGATTTGCCCTTAATGGCTTCCAATTCTAACAATTGTTTCTGATAATTCCATTCACCAACAATCTGTTCAAAAGTTATACCTTCATAACATTGGATTCTGAAGAAGTTTCTGCCTAAAGATTTTGCAACGGTTTTTGCAAGTTCAGTTTTTCCAACACCTGGAGGTCCTTCAATTAATATAGGTTTATTTAAAGCCAATGATAAATAAACAGTGGTGGTTATCTCAGAATCTGAGACATAGTTGTTTTCCAATAAACCTTTGTTTATATCGTCAATGTTTATATTTTCCATAGAATAACCTTTAATAAAAATAAATTAATACAACAATAAATGATTTATAATTTCTATTTAATATAATATTATTAAAATAAAATTTTTAAATAAAATTAAAATCATATTTTATAATAATAATTATATTCTAAATCTTAAAAACTTAATGAAAAATTTAAAAGAAATTCAAAATATTAAGAAATGGATTTAATATTCCAATCCTAAAAACTTAATGAAAATTTGAAAAATAATCCGATGAAAGTTTTAAGAAAAATACAATTTACAAAAATAAATAATTAAAGGTATAATATGAATAGAAAGACATTGATTAGTGGAATTATTATCTTAATAATCATCATTGCAGGACTTATTGTATTTACAGTTAATAATAATGATCAAAGTGTAAGCAATAATAATACTGCAAATCTTACAGGTAAAAATACAACTATTAACGGTTACACTTGTATGATACCTGATAATTATCAGAACGGTTGTGTAACTAGTAAAACAGGTTATGATTTATATGGGACTAGTAATGACAGTCTATATATAACGGTTTACAATAATGATGGTGATGGAGATAATATGTATAA
This Methanobrevibacter boviskoreani JH1 DNA region includes the following protein-coding sequences:
- a CDS encoding AAA family ATPase, with the translated sequence MENINIDDINKGLLENNYVSDSEITTTVYLSLALNKPILIEGPPGVGKTELAKTVAKSLGRNFFRIQCYEGITFEQIVGEWNYQKQLLELEAIKGKSKDISTDIFQDEYFIKRPLLSAFSTEKDSVLLIDEIDKADEEVESFLLQALGEKEITVNDLGTFPLKNDLIVILTSNSQRMLLDETKDRCLFLYISYPSVEREVKIVKRKVPEADDDLITKVVELVHRIRKLNLLKKPSVRGSVDWVRSVLNLNMDSQDEALKQSIGSVVKNKSDKEKVLKEVLKD